One region of Metallosphaera sedula DSM 5348 genomic DNA includes:
- a CDS encoding thiolase family protein: MPDVYIVSAVRTPIGRFGGSLKSVKPQMLGAIAIKEALRRANTDPSRVELTIMGNVLRSGHGQDLARQAALLAGIPWEVDGYCVDMVCSSGMMGVTNAAQMIKSGDADVVVAGGMESMSQSMLAVNSEVRWGVKFLSGKSLNFIDTMLVDGLTDPFNLKLMGQEADMVARERDISRRELDEVAFESHRRAHQAWEKGLFKSEVIPVNLDEGKLERDEGIRPDTTMEKLSSLKPAFTENGYHTAGNSSQISDGAVAMVLMSEKAVKEFGVDPVAKILGYSWVGIESWRFTEAPLYSVRKLLTRLNMNITQFDYFENNEAFAVNNVLFHRYLGVPYDQLNVFGGAIALGHPIGASGARIMVTLLNVLSKMNATRGIASICHGVGGSTAIALELLRPL, encoded by the coding sequence ATGCCAGACGTTTACATAGTTTCAGCGGTGAGAACTCCAATAGGTCGCTTTGGAGGATCACTGAAATCAGTGAAGCCACAGATGCTAGGGGCAATCGCCATAAAGGAAGCGCTGAGGAGGGCTAACACCGATCCCTCTCGCGTGGAACTTACGATAATGGGCAATGTGTTGAGGTCGGGTCATGGTCAGGATCTAGCTAGGCAGGCTGCCCTCTTGGCTGGTATACCATGGGAAGTGGATGGATATTGTGTGGACATGGTCTGTTCCTCCGGGATGATGGGGGTTACTAACGCGGCACAAATGATCAAGAGCGGTGACGCTGACGTTGTAGTCGCCGGTGGGATGGAATCCATGAGTCAATCCATGCTTGCGGTCAACTCAGAAGTTAGATGGGGTGTTAAGTTTCTATCTGGAAAGAGTTTGAATTTCATTGATACAATGCTGGTTGACGGGCTTACAGACCCCTTCAACCTTAAGCTAATGGGGCAAGAGGCTGATATGGTAGCAAGGGAGAGGGACATTTCAAGAAGGGAATTGGACGAGGTGGCGTTTGAGAGTCACAGAAGAGCCCACCAGGCGTGGGAGAAGGGTCTGTTCAAGTCGGAAGTTATTCCAGTTAATCTCGATGAGGGTAAATTAGAGAGAGATGAGGGTATCAGGCCAGACACCACCATGGAGAAACTTAGCTCCCTTAAGCCTGCGTTTACAGAAAACGGGTATCACACCGCAGGTAACTCGTCTCAAATTTCAGATGGTGCAGTGGCCATGGTCCTCATGAGCGAGAAGGCAGTGAAGGAATTTGGAGTGGATCCAGTGGCGAAAATATTGGGTTACTCATGGGTTGGTATAGAAAGTTGGCGCTTCACCGAGGCTCCACTTTACTCGGTGAGGAAGTTGCTGACAAGGCTGAACATGAACATTACTCAATTTGATTATTTTGAAAATAACGAGGCCTTTGCGGTAAACAATGTTCTCTTTCACAGATATTTGGGGGTGCCATACGATCAATTGAACGTGTTCGGTGGAGCAATAGCCTTAGGTCACCCAATAGGAGCTAGTGGAGCAAGAATTATGGTCACTCTTCTCAATGTGCTCAGCAAGATGAACGCTACTAGGGGAATTGCGAGTATCTGTCACGGTGTAGGTGGGTCTACAGCAATAGCCCTTGAGCTACTTAGACCCCTTTAA
- a CDS encoding 60S ribosomal export protein NMD3 has protein sequence MGGKFCVMCGKEDVKLIGRLCPSCYVKSREMVRVPRSMSITVCRICGSRKLKGKWVAPRGDISSSLEEEIISALELDEHVQEYHVDVGQMWSDTHGNNHFPLRISGSVEGERFDETKDVMVKVESTLCDSCVKRRGKYYEAIIQLRSREGNLGLDEKRFFESFFSREDAENLSDVVELREGVDYYFINRTVAKRLVAKFASEVKVEMKESYQRERIKRGKRDAKLVISLRL, from the coding sequence ATGGGAGGAAAGTTCTGCGTAATGTGTGGAAAGGAGGACGTAAAACTCATAGGTAGACTATGTCCCTCGTGTTACGTGAAATCGAGGGAGATGGTGAGGGTACCCAGGAGCATGTCTATCACGGTTTGCAGAATTTGTGGTTCCAGGAAGCTTAAGGGAAAGTGGGTAGCTCCCAGGGGGGATATCTCCTCATCACTAGAGGAGGAGATAATCTCGGCGCTAGAACTGGACGAACACGTGCAGGAGTACCATGTGGACGTAGGGCAGATGTGGTCAGACACTCACGGTAATAATCACTTTCCATTAAGGATTTCAGGTTCAGTTGAAGGAGAGAGGTTTGACGAAACCAAGGACGTTATGGTCAAGGTTGAAAGCACGTTATGCGATTCCTGCGTCAAGAGGAGGGGGAAATACTACGAGGCGATAATCCAGCTGAGATCTAGGGAGGGCAACCTGGGACTTGACGAGAAGAGGTTTTTCGAGTCCTTCTTTTCCAGGGAGGACGCGGAGAACCTCTCGGACGTGGTGGAACTTAGGGAGGGAGTTGATTACTACTTCATTAACAGAACTGTGGCCAAGAGACTTGTGGCCAAGTTCGCCAGCGAAGTAAAAGTAGAGATGAAGGAAAGTTACCAAAGGGAGAGGATAAAAAGAGGTAAAAGGGACGCGAAACTAGTTATCTCCCTGAGGCTATGA
- a CDS encoding translation initiation factor IF-2 subunit beta yields the protein MSERDKLYHVLLDRLYAKLPKKDLASETQTLPTLSIINVGNTTIIRNFSEYCDRIRREDKICMRYLLKELAAAGSISENGQLMIQGKFSNAIVNTFMDRFLKTYVQCSTCKSLDTVLVKDKKIWYIQCLACGAKNPVKPL from the coding sequence ATGTCAGAGAGAGATAAACTCTATCACGTGCTACTGGACAGGCTTTATGCGAAGTTGCCCAAAAAGGACCTAGCGTCAGAGACCCAAACTCTTCCCACACTTTCCATCATCAACGTTGGAAACACTACTATCATAAGGAACTTCAGTGAGTACTGCGATAGAATTAGAAGAGAAGACAAGATCTGCATGAGATACCTGCTGAAGGAACTAGCTGCTGCGGGATCCATTTCTGAAAACGGACAGTTGATGATTCAAGGTAAGTTCTCAAATGCCATAGTTAATACCTTCATGGACAGGTTCCTAAAGACCTACGTTCAATGTTCCACGTGCAAGAGCCTAGACACCGTCCTTGTCAAAGACAAGAAAATATGGTATATTCAATGCCTAGCCTGCGGTGCCAAAAACCCCGTAAAGCCACTGTGA
- a CDS encoding type II secretion system F family protein: protein MMALKGLRRNAGNKKEAKPSIGIMGNFYELGIVKSIARSIEKKLLLAGLSTDPQLFAAQMFFYLMVSSVFSAILAFLGVYVLVKLYLVFRVAKFAVAGLMFIIFAAIIPPVTYLLLNVNISQNIENRRIGIDAETAAFSAVFTIFLRSGLSPRILFDRISRTIAFNYINQVLLYVSKRINFLGENVEDALLHAIRISPSKILNDFFVSYVAAVRSGAPVLDAVSAKAKDILKQLELGAALAADRLSGVGETYVIWLASGYITFFLILLLQALFPSIVGSSIPLNAFGAILILILPLVDGVFILMAEQSQLRFPERKISSYKTFYISLGVGLVVMFVLLGVTKQLIPFVTLTGNISNVTPVTIIILIGFLIAAIPPAIVTSRELKKGTGYDPYVVNLLRAISEGIRAGLSPETIIKNIKESQEMGKLSYILKRIYAYISLGYPLRDAFLKGAEEIVDFTSRISLVSMADMIDIGSLTPESIESLAEQVETQIKIKREYESKVKILLYTPYIGVIISIIAVNLLSAAILGLITGNAYAFSSGALGEARVLLPQAVYITAIASMINAFFAGLLVGKLGKGKVATGFIHAAIMVAITAILMIIIVHVHFTFGPTVPPSG, encoded by the coding sequence ATGATGGCATTAAAGGGACTCAGAAGGAATGCGGGTAATAAGAAAGAAGCGAAGCCATCAATCGGGATAATGGGAAACTTTTACGAATTAGGAATAGTTAAGTCTATTGCTAGAAGTATAGAGAAAAAATTACTTTTAGCAGGTCTCAGTACCGATCCTCAGCTCTTTGCCGCTCAAATGTTCTTCTATCTGATGGTATCATCAGTCTTTTCGGCAATTCTTGCCTTTCTAGGAGTTTACGTCCTCGTTAAGCTCTATCTAGTATTCAGGGTAGCTAAGTTTGCAGTCGCAGGTCTAATGTTTATCATTTTCGCAGCCATAATACCTCCAGTTACGTATCTTCTGTTGAATGTGAATATATCTCAGAACATAGAAAACAGGAGAATAGGTATAGATGCCGAAACTGCCGCCTTCTCAGCAGTTTTTACAATTTTCCTCAGATCAGGCTTGAGTCCTAGGATACTTTTCGATAGAATCTCCAGAACCATAGCGTTCAATTACATAAATCAGGTCCTTCTTTACGTCTCTAAGAGGATAAACTTTCTTGGAGAAAACGTGGAGGACGCCTTGCTTCACGCAATAAGAATCTCTCCCTCTAAGATTCTGAATGATTTCTTTGTTAGCTATGTTGCAGCAGTGAGAAGCGGTGCGCCTGTCTTAGATGCAGTATCTGCTAAGGCTAAGGATATCCTTAAACAACTCGAGCTGGGCGCTGCCTTGGCTGCGGATAGGCTTTCAGGAGTTGGCGAAACTTACGTAATCTGGCTAGCCTCGGGTTACATCACGTTCTTTCTGATATTATTGTTGCAGGCTCTCTTCCCCAGCATAGTGGGAAGTTCTATCCCCCTTAACGCCTTCGGAGCTATCCTGATTCTGATATTGCCCCTAGTAGATGGGGTTTTCATTTTAATGGCAGAACAGTCACAACTTAGGTTTCCAGAGAGAAAGATCTCATCGTACAAGACGTTCTATATCTCACTAGGTGTGGGTCTTGTTGTAATGTTTGTTCTTCTAGGCGTAACTAAGCAACTTATTCCCTTTGTTACACTTACAGGGAATATTAGCAATGTCACGCCAGTAACTATCATCATACTAATTGGTTTCCTGATAGCGGCTATTCCGCCTGCAATTGTCACGTCTAGAGAGTTGAAAAAGGGAACAGGCTATGACCCTTACGTGGTTAACTTGCTTCGAGCAATTTCTGAAGGCATAAGGGCAGGATTGTCACCAGAGACGATAATTAAGAACATAAAAGAGAGCCAGGAGATGGGGAAATTATCGTATATATTGAAAAGGATTTACGCATATATCTCGCTAGGTTACCCGCTTAGAGATGCATTCCTAAAGGGAGCCGAGGAAATAGTCGATTTTACGTCAAGGATTTCTCTAGTTTCTATGGCAGATATGATTGATATAGGTAGCCTCACCCCAGAAAGCATAGAAAGTCTAGCTGAACAGGTAGAGACGCAGATAAAGATAAAGAGAGAATATGAAAGTAAGGTCAAGATACTTCTCTATACTCCCTACATTGGTGTAATTATCTCCATAATAGCGGTAAACCTGCTTTCGGCGGCAATACTAGGCCTTATAACGGGCAACGCATATGCTTTCTCCTCGGGTGCACTTGGAGAGGCTAGAGTCCTCCTACCACAGGCTGTTTACATTACTGCAATAGCCTCAATGATAAACGCGTTCTTTGCAGGACTACTGGTAGGAAAGTTGGGAAAGGGTAAAGTAGCAACAGGTTTCATTCACGCAGCAATTATGGTAGCAATAACTGCAATATTAATGATTATAATAGTTCATGTTCACTTTACTTTCGGACCAACTGTACCTCCTTCAGGATAA
- a CDS encoding type II/IV secretion system ATPase subunit: protein MNLSLPLPFRSKPSPKTEQLTFGDLPISLYPITLPYEELPEIMSEYEVDMISLMPRSVKSSFESNNVELSIANPHTFIVFDQDKGIFRYVLVEPPIDQNIFSAYIYLIKEIERSLLSKEDTVDIAKILLQANAKMPSMGLVQGQVGGITKLSTKGKVALYYLLRNMFGYNVLTPLLADNKVEDISCSGIGLPVYVYHREYDYVPTNLTITESMKVLDKEISGSELLDQIVLRLISLSGKTVSIATPIADGILPKGDRIAATFRYEVSARGSSFVIRRFSERPITILDLINSGVMSPETAAYLWYSIDLRMSFMVIGVTGAGKTTVLGSILNLAKESLKIVSIEDIPEIKLAQENWVQLYARQAYGESSKEITLMDLLKLSLRYRPDIIVVGEIRGAESYILFQALSTGHGGATTFHAHDSESAVKRLMNPPLNIPAEWIPMNNIIISVRRLPVLIGDKIQLKRRVVAIDELVTASDFRRVVNWDPKVDNHVVDLDNAKVLRNRLEESGRSLEEVKEEIQRRALYLRLMATSKDIVQSPESYKMVKKYIIKYSLRPDEAMKEVARMSSIKVTV from the coding sequence ATGAATTTAAGTCTACCGTTGCCATTCCGTAGCAAGCCTTCTCCTAAGACCGAGCAGTTAACCTTTGGGGATCTACCTATAAGCCTCTATCCCATAACATTGCCCTACGAGGAATTACCTGAGATTATGTCTGAGTATGAAGTTGACATGATTAGCTTAATGCCCCGATCAGTTAAATCATCCTTTGAGTCTAACAACGTCGAGTTGTCAATAGCTAATCCTCACACATTCATTGTCTTCGACCAGGACAAGGGGATATTCAGGTATGTCTTGGTAGAGCCACCAATAGATCAAAACATTTTCAGTGCTTACATTTATCTGATCAAAGAGATAGAAAGGTCACTATTAAGCAAGGAAGACACAGTGGATATAGCTAAAATCCTGCTTCAGGCCAATGCCAAAATGCCCAGCATGGGCCTTGTCCAAGGTCAGGTTGGTGGAATAACCAAGCTTAGTACTAAGGGAAAAGTGGCCCTTTATTACCTCTTAAGAAACATGTTTGGTTATAACGTTCTTACTCCCCTCTTAGCTGATAACAAGGTAGAGGACATCTCATGTAGCGGAATTGGTTTACCTGTATACGTTTATCACAGGGAGTATGATTACGTTCCCACAAATCTTACCATAACTGAGTCGATGAAGGTATTGGACAAGGAGATTAGCGGATCAGAGTTATTGGATCAAATAGTGTTGAGGCTGATCTCCCTATCAGGTAAAACCGTGTCTATAGCTACTCCCATAGCTGACGGTATATTGCCGAAGGGAGACAGAATTGCAGCGACCTTTAGATATGAAGTTAGTGCTAGAGGATCCAGCTTCGTTATAAGGAGATTCAGCGAAAGGCCGATAACTATTCTAGACCTGATAAATAGTGGCGTCATGAGTCCTGAGACTGCAGCCTACCTGTGGTATTCCATCGATCTCAGAATGTCGTTCATGGTTATAGGAGTCACAGGTGCTGGAAAGACCACGGTGTTGGGGTCCATCCTTAACCTGGCAAAGGAATCCCTGAAGATAGTGTCCATTGAGGATATCCCGGAGATAAAGCTGGCACAGGAGAACTGGGTTCAGCTTTACGCCAGGCAGGCGTACGGCGAGTCTAGCAAGGAAATAACCCTCATGGACCTGCTGAAGCTGTCCCTGAGGTACAGGCCTGACATAATAGTGGTCGGTGAGATAAGGGGTGCAGAGTCCTATATCCTGTTCCAGGCCCTCTCCACGGGTCACGGTGGTGCCACGACTTTCCACGCCCACGACTCAGAAAGCGCGGTCAAGAGGTTAATGAACCCTCCACTCAATATACCTGCAGAGTGGATACCCATGAACAACATTATCATTAGCGTGAGAAGATTGCCTGTACTCATAGGAGATAAGATACAGTTAAAGAGAAGGGTCGTAGCCATAGACGAACTGGTGACTGCCTCAGATTTCAGGAGGGTAGTTAATTGGGATCCGAAAGTTGATAACCACGTGGTAGACCTGGATAACGCTAAGGTTCTGAGAAACAGACTGGAGGAGTCTGGAAGATCACTTGAGGAGGTGAAAGAAGAGATACAGAGAAGGGCACTTTACCTGAGGCTAATGGCTACCTCCAAGGACATCGTTCAGAGCCCAGAGAGTTATAAGATGGTCAAGAAGTACATTATAAAGTATAGCCTGAGACCTGATGAGGCCATGAAAGAAGTGGCCAGGATGTCCTCAATAAAGGTCACGGTATGA
- a CDS encoding KH domain-containing protein, protein MFVSVPDEKLDLVKSLLDDLSRMGGVEIIYDEKVKNFIVDPKNQNPYQALKVVSVIRAIGLGVSVSDALKLMGEEVMMDVIDLKEISNSRDNMTRVKGRIIGEGGKTKKIIQEYTGVSVVISGHYITLLGNYEQIPIAKKALELLVKGREHSTVYRYLDRAEQQLIRYRSSYKGKPIL, encoded by the coding sequence ATGTTTGTGAGTGTGCCAGACGAGAAACTTGATCTCGTGAAGTCCCTCCTTGACGATCTGTCGAGAATGGGAGGGGTAGAAATAATATATGATGAAAAGGTGAAAAATTTCATAGTAGATCCGAAGAACCAGAACCCGTATCAGGCTCTCAAGGTAGTATCCGTTATAAGGGCCATAGGTCTTGGCGTTTCTGTATCAGACGCTCTGAAGTTAATGGGAGAGGAGGTTATGATGGATGTTATAGACCTAAAGGAGATCTCCAACAGCAGAGATAACATGACTAGAGTGAAGGGCAGAATTATAGGCGAAGGTGGAAAAACCAAGAAAATAATCCAGGAGTATACAGGAGTAAGTGTGGTAATCTCAGGGCATTATATTACTTTACTGGGTAATTACGAGCAAATACCCATAGCCAAGAAGGCGTTAGAGTTGCTGGTGAAGGGAAGGGAGCATTCAACAGTATACAGATATCTTGACAGAGCAGAACAACAGTTGATCAGATATAGATCATCCTATAAGGGTAAACCCATCCTGTAA
- a CDS encoding serine protein kinase RIO codes for MNRIGRREEKRERDEDLFKTIDSTLDSSTSLAVIQVMRKLNIESILGAIASGKEAKVYPAKTRDGKYIALKIYYTSTASHKRAIRRYVSLDRRVEVRFSSTKEMIYAWARKEFGNLQKMFEAGVRVPKPFLLIKNVLAMEFVGDGISKAPLLVDLEEVTQELYDEIIRQIEVMVTKAQLIHGDLSEFNVMVKDELPYIIDVGQAIPVWAENSLSLLERDINNINRFFEERGIDVVPVKELLNRLQLSS; via the coding sequence TTGAATAGAATAGGTAGAAGGGAAGAAAAAAGGGAAAGAGACGAGGACCTATTTAAGACAATTGACTCTACCTTAGATTCCTCCACTTCCCTAGCGGTAATCCAGGTAATGAGGAAACTGAACATAGAATCTATTCTAGGTGCTATCGCCTCAGGAAAGGAGGCAAAGGTTTATCCCGCGAAGACGAGAGACGGTAAATACATTGCCCTAAAGATCTACTATACCTCTACTGCTTCCCATAAGCGTGCCATAAGGAGGTACGTATCCCTAGATAGAAGGGTAGAAGTCAGATTCTCCAGCACAAAGGAAATGATATATGCATGGGCAAGGAAAGAATTTGGTAATCTTCAGAAAATGTTTGAGGCTGGGGTAAGGGTACCTAAACCTTTCCTCCTCATCAAGAACGTACTAGCCATGGAATTTGTGGGAGATGGTATAAGTAAGGCGCCCCTCCTGGTCGATTTGGAAGAAGTCACACAGGAGCTCTATGACGAAATTATAAGGCAGATAGAGGTCATGGTGACCAAGGCTCAGCTGATCCATGGTGACCTTAGTGAATTCAATGTGATGGTGAAGGACGAATTACCCTACATAATAGATGTAGGTCAAGCCATTCCGGTATGGGCAGAAAACTCATTGTCTCTGTTGGAGAGAGATATAAATAATATTAATAGATTTTTTGAAGAAAGGGGGATTGACGTAGTACCTGTGAAAGAATTATTAAACAGGCTACAGTTATCTAGTTAG
- a CDS encoding glycosyltransferase, with product MLFIDIIIVLSAILSSLWILLESFYYTRDKPPVPRTDGPRYKASIVVAIKNEDPEVVKGLVENLSRLDYPDYEVILVSDDSEQDFERLRQIELPEKFKLVRRDVPQGRKAGALNYGVSLSTGEILVFLDAEARVDPTILTRISAHLSQAEAMALRLRVRDPKNKLQVLYSEITEFSMDSLFRGRYLKGLPVFPNGSAFAIRSSTLKRIGGWREGMVAEDLEIGMRLFLNGVKVGYADDVVVETLAPYTWKDLFQQMKRWAYGSGQLFPYSLSLLRRGMSGIEGAIYANQWGIYPAYFVMLLIAGIVSPVFSSSLLSWVLSLTLFLISSLVFSWRSRTREYDLRIPALMISAFLTGYLLGLLNAKFSWKVTPKVEREQGLWIPLESNIISYLFLLSGILALKSYLVQGTILLAISLILLIIP from the coding sequence ATGCTTTTTATTGATATTATCATCGTTTTATCTGCAATACTTTCATCCTTGTGGATACTTCTGGAGTCGTTCTACTATACCCGGGACAAACCTCCTGTCCCTAGGACAGACGGTCCCAGGTACAAGGCGTCCATAGTGGTGGCCATAAAAAATGAAGATCCTGAAGTAGTGAAGGGGTTAGTTGAGAACCTTTCAAGGCTAGACTACCCTGATTACGAGGTAATACTGGTTTCAGATGATTCAGAGCAGGACTTTGAGCGATTAAGGCAAATAGAGCTACCGGAAAAATTCAAACTGGTTAGGAGGGATGTCCCCCAAGGTAGGAAGGCTGGTGCCCTCAATTACGGCGTTTCCCTTTCAACGGGGGAAATCCTTGTTTTTTTAGATGCCGAGGCCAGAGTGGATCCTACTATCTTAACTAGGATATCTGCCCACTTGAGCCAGGCCGAGGCGATGGCCCTTAGACTAAGGGTCAGAGATCCGAAGAACAAGCTTCAGGTACTCTATTCCGAGATAACTGAGTTTTCCATGGACTCGCTATTTAGGGGAAGATACCTCAAGGGTCTTCCAGTATTTCCCAACGGATCAGCCTTTGCCATTAGATCCTCTACCCTGAAGAGGATAGGAGGGTGGAGAGAGGGAATGGTCGCTGAGGACTTGGAAATAGGGATGAGGCTATTCCTGAATGGAGTGAAAGTTGGTTACGCCGACGACGTTGTTGTGGAGACGTTAGCTCCCTATACCTGGAAGGATCTTTTCCAACAGATGAAACGATGGGCCTACGGATCTGGACAACTTTTCCCCTACAGTCTTTCACTGTTGAGAAGAGGTATGAGCGGTATAGAAGGTGCAATATATGCGAATCAGTGGGGAATTTATCCTGCATACTTTGTTATGTTACTGATTGCAGGTATTGTCTCTCCAGTCTTCTCCTCCTCGCTTCTTTCCTGGGTCTTGTCCTTGACACTGTTTCTAATCTCGTCCCTGGTCTTCTCATGGAGATCAAGAACTAGGGAGTATGACCTAAGGATTCCAGCTCTCATGATCTCAGCCTTCCTAACTGGTTATCTCCTAGGACTTCTTAACGCAAAATTTAGCTGGAAGGTCACACCCAAGGTAGAAAGAGAACAGGGATTATGGATACCGCTCGAGTCCAATATTATCTCCTATCTTTTTCTCTTGAGCGGAATATTAGCCCTAAAAAGCTATTTAGTTCAGGGAACGATTCTCCTGGCGATTTCCCTTATCTTACTAATCATACCGTGA
- a CDS encoding tRNA (N(6)-L-threonylcarbamoyladenosine(37)-C(2))-methylthiotransferase: MRIYFETYGCALNKGDTYSMMTLLKGRNHEIVNSEEQADVLVINTCAVRMETEEKMKKRILELSKTGKKLVVAGCLAGAEPGLVMSLAPQSSLIGPQSIGDVVKAVESRERIVSLHGELPSVLPSVFEGLISVIPIADGCAGSCNFCITKLARKELRSYPPRMIVETARKAIEKGAKEIELTGQDTAAYGLDLGRDIRLADLVGEVSSLEGDFMVRVGMMTPELAMRQLDDLLDAWDNPKVYKFFHLPVQSGNDQVLRAMNRKYTLDEFREIVREIRKRFPLVNITTDIIVGHPGEDENAFEDTLNLMKELRFERIHIAMYSLRPNTRSAMMTQVPGPIKKERLKRAVTLYEELSREIHREYVGRKMKVLVLENGKDNTKIGRTLNYIPVIVKDADLGKWYEAEITDSSFFDLRGSIV, translated from the coding sequence ATGAGAATTTACTTTGAGACGTACGGATGTGCCCTAAATAAGGGTGATACTTACTCAATGATGACATTACTCAAGGGCAGAAACCACGAGATAGTGAATAGTGAAGAGCAGGCTGACGTTCTCGTCATAAACACGTGTGCCGTGAGGATGGAAACAGAGGAGAAGATGAAGAAGAGAATCTTAGAACTCTCAAAGACTGGGAAGAAACTGGTAGTTGCAGGCTGTTTGGCCGGGGCGGAGCCAGGTCTAGTCATGTCATTGGCCCCCCAATCTTCGCTAATAGGCCCCCAATCCATAGGGGATGTAGTTAAGGCAGTGGAATCTCGGGAGAGGATCGTGAGCCTTCATGGGGAACTTCCCTCCGTCTTACCTAGTGTCTTTGAGGGGCTGATCTCAGTTATCCCCATCGCAGATGGATGTGCAGGTAGTTGCAATTTCTGTATCACGAAATTAGCTAGGAAGGAGCTTAGAAGTTATCCTCCCAGGATGATCGTGGAAACGGCGAGAAAGGCTATCGAGAAAGGTGCTAAGGAAATAGAGCTAACGGGACAGGATACGGCTGCCTACGGTTTGGACCTAGGAAGAGATATAAGACTCGCAGATCTTGTTGGGGAGGTCTCTTCCCTAGAAGGGGACTTTATGGTGAGGGTAGGAATGATGACCCCAGAACTTGCCATGAGACAGTTAGACGATCTGTTGGATGCTTGGGACAATCCTAAGGTGTACAAGTTCTTCCATCTGCCTGTGCAGAGCGGTAATGACCAGGTGTTAAGGGCGATGAACAGGAAGTATACACTGGATGAGTTCAGGGAAATTGTTAGGGAAATAAGGAAGAGGTTTCCCTTGGTAAACATAACCACTGACATTATAGTGGGTCATCCCGGAGAGGATGAAAATGCCTTTGAGGACACCTTAAACCTCATGAAGGAATTAAGGTTTGAGAGGATACATATAGCTATGTACTCGCTAAGGCCTAATACGAGAAGTGCCATGATGACCCAGGTTCCAGGCCCAATTAAGAAGGAGAGACTTAAGAGGGCTGTAACTCTTTATGAGGAGCTCTCAAGGGAGATTCACAGGGAGTACGTGGGAAGGAAAATGAAGGTCCTAGTTCTGGAGAACGGAAAGGACAACACAAAGATAGGCAGAACGCTAAACTACATCCCAGTTATAGTTAAGGACGCAGACCTTGGGAAGTGGTATGAGGCGGAGATTACGGATTCATCATTCTTTGACTTGAGAGGATCAATTGTTTAA
- a CDS encoding DUF424 domain-containing protein, whose product MRVILKIIRGEGHVFVNICEKEYLGREFRESKAVLNVNNEFYGGEEVDINYALDLVDEATVVSIVGERAIGEAIKRGLVHKDAVLTVSGVKFAQIYNL is encoded by the coding sequence ATGAGAGTAATTCTAAAGATCATAAGAGGAGAAGGTCACGTCTTCGTAAACATTTGCGAGAAGGAGTACCTTGGAAGGGAGTTCAGGGAGAGCAAGGCGGTCCTTAACGTGAACAACGAGTTCTATGGAGGAGAGGAAGTGGACATCAACTACGCCCTAGATCTAGTGGATGAAGCTACCGTGGTGAGTATAGTTGGGGAGAGGGCAATCGGAGAGGCCATAAAGAGGGGCCTTGTCCACAAGGATGCCGTGTTGACCGTTTCAGGGGTGAAGTTTGCACAGATCTATAATCTGTGA
- a CDS encoding translation initiation factor aIF-1A: MPKKDRTDQAPSKDVPKPEEGEVICVVKKMLGAEHIIIACLDGKERTARIPGRMRKKTWIKEGDVVLAAPWDFQPTKADIVYRYMNDEIRKLIEEKVISRDVIDQLRG; the protein is encoded by the coding sequence TTGCCCAAGAAAGATAGAACAGATCAAGCACCCTCAAAGGATGTTCCTAAACCCGAAGAAGGAGAGGTCATTTGTGTAGTCAAGAAGATGCTGGGAGCCGAACATATAATTATAGCCTGTTTGGACGGCAAGGAAAGGACTGCCAGGATACCTGGCAGGATGAGGAAGAAAACCTGGATAAAGGAGGGTGACGTAGTCTTAGCTGCCCCGTGGGACTTTCAGCCCACCAAGGCAGATATTGTGTATAGGTATATGAACGACGAGATAAGGAAATTAATAGAGGAAAAAGTAATTAGTAGGGACGTAATTGATCAACTTAGAGGTTGA